The Roseimicrobium gellanilyticum sequence AGTTGTCCTTCAGCGCTTCGGCATAGTTGGGTCTGTCGGTGAAGCGCAGACGGAGTTTGCGCAGGTAGGGATTCCCCCAGTTGTCGCCCTGGATGGTAGGAGGCACTTGCTCTACTTTCGCTTCGACAGTGTACATGCGGTCCGTGTCATCAGCGCCCGGCACTTCCGCGCCTGTCTGGTCGAAGAAGAACATCTTGTCCTTCAGTTCGATCTTGGTTGTCCCTGAGCCCTTGTCCTGCGTGACCCAGGGAGTGGTCTGGTAGAAGGACGTGATGGTCTGCACCATGCGCGCCTCGGCCTGCTTGTTTGCCGAGTGACGAATCGAGTCCAGCCCAAAGGGGACCATGCCCATGAGCGTCAGGAGGCAGATGGTGGCAATCCCCACGGAGAGGGCCACTTCCGGAAGGGTGAATGCTGAGGCGAAGTTCCTTCGCGAGGATCGAAATGCAGCGGTGATGCTTTTCATGGGGATCACGGGGCGAATTGTTTGCGCTCCACCACGCGGAAGCGGTAGTGCTGGTCCCAGGTCTTGGGGAAGTCGCCGTAACCCTGACCCACGTTCACCAGTTCCTTGTCATTGGGATCCATGTAGCGCTCCAGCGTGGTGGAGCCGCGGTACTCGGACTGCACGC is a genomic window containing:
- the vccB gene encoding Verru_Chthon cassette protein B, yielding MKSITAAFRSSRRNFASAFTLPEVALSVGIATICLLTLMGMVPFGLDSIRHSANKQAEARMVQTITSFYQTTPWVTQDKGSGTTKIELKDKMFFFDQTGAEVPGADDTDRMYTVEAKVEQVPPTIQGDNWGNPYLRKLRLRFTDRPNYAEALKDNSKQFSQRSVWVANLEQTGPMAKL